From the Rhodopirellula islandica genome, the window TCAACGTCCCAGAAGACTTCCTGATCGATCACGACGTTCAGTTGGCCCAGCAGGTCACGAACGTCGGCGATCGTGGGGAAGCGTCGGTTGGGCGTGTTGTGCCAATCGAAATCAAACTCGCCCGGGGCTTTGGGCGATCGCCCATGTGTCACGTAGTGATCTCTGAGTTGGCGATAGGCAAAGTTGGGGAAGCTGATGATCGCGTGTCGGCCGACTCGTAGCATCTCGTCCAGCAATTCGACAACGTTCTCGACCGCTTGCAGTGTCGCGTTGAGCACCACGTAATCGAACTGGTTGTCGATGAAGGCGGGCAGTCCGTTGTTCAGGTCGTAGTCGATCACATCGATGCCTCGCATCGCGGTCGACAACAGGTTCTCTTGAGCCACCTCGACGCCCATCAGTCGCTGTCCCGGTTCAACGTGCCGGTCGCGAATCGCGGCGAGCAATTGGCCGTTGCCACAGCCGAGGTCCAGCACGCTGGCTCCCGTGGGGATGATTTCCAAGATGGATTCTTCGTCCACGCTCAGCCTGGTCTCCGAGGGGACCTCGGGACGTGTTTCCGGGTCTCGCAATCGTTCGCGAACCAGCGGTCCGTAGGTCGCGATGTCTTTTGCGATCAGGAAGGCATCGTGCCCCGCGTTGGTGGTGATCTCGGCGTAGGTGACACGTTTGTCGAGTGCCGTCAGCGCGTTGACGACCTCGCGGGATTGAGCGGGTGGGAACAACCAATCGCTGCTGAAACTGATGAGCAAGAAATCACAGGATGCTTCGTCAAACGTTTCCATGAGCTTCAATCGCGTGCCGCCAAGGTCGAATAGGTCCATCGCCATCGACAGTGTCACGTAGCTGTTGGCATCGAAGCGTGTTGTGAACTTCTGGCCTTGATGGGCCAAGTAAGAGCCAATGCTGAAACGTTGTTCAAATTGCGAGGCAATCTGCCGTGGGTCATGACGGTCGGGATCGAACTTGGCCTCCATCGCTTCGACCGACAGGTACGTGATATGACCGAGCATTCTCGCGATCGCGAGTCCTGTGTCGGGGCGTTGGGCTTGATTGTAGTACTGGCCGTCGGCGTAGTGTGGGTCGGTTTGGATCGCGTTGCGAGCGATGACATCAAACCCGAGTGCTTGGCTGTTCAGTCGTGGGGAGGTCGCGATGGCGATGCAGGTTTTCGCCGCGTCGGGGTAGCGATTGATCCATTGCAAGACTTGATGACCGCCCAGGGAACCGCCAACCACGGCCCGCCATTGTTGGATTCCCAGGTGGTCCGCCAATCGCTTTTGAACTTCGACGATGTCGCCGATGGTGATCCGGGGGAAGTTGGCTCCGTAGGGTTTGCCATCAGGCGAGGTGGGGTCCGCGTCGCCGGGGCCGGTGCTGCCGCGACAGCCTCCCAAGACGTTCGGGCAGACGACGAAGAATCGATCGGTGTCCAGGGGCAAACCGGGGCCGATCAAGCCATCCCACCAACCCGGTTCGTCGTCTTGATTGTGACGTGCCGCATGGGAGTCACCTGAGACGGCATGGCAGACCAGAATCGCATTGGATGCTTCGGCGTTCAGCCTGCCCCAGGTCTCAAAGCAGCATCGAACCTCGGGAAGTTCGCCGCCGCGTTCGAG encodes:
- the metX gene encoding homoserine O-acetyltransferase MetX → MGELSNEDLSSTDDVRTDAPLTHAKYVTFDQPLTLERGGELPEVRCCFETWGRLNAEASNAILVCHAVSGDSHAARHNQDDEPGWWDGLIGPGLPLDTDRFFVVCPNVLGGCRGSTGPGDADPTSPDGKPYGANFPRITIGDIVEVQKRLADHLGIQQWRAVVGGSLGGHQVLQWINRYPDAAKTCIAIATSPRLNSQALGFDVIARNAIQTDPHYADGQYYNQAQRPDTGLAIARMLGHITYLSVEAMEAKFDPDRHDPRQIASQFEQRFSIGSYLAHQGQKFTTRFDANSYVTLSMAMDLFDLGGTRLKLMETFDEASCDFLLISFSSDWLFPPAQSREVVNALTALDKRVTYAEITTNAGHDAFLIAKDIATYGPLVRERLRDPETRPEVPSETRLSVDEESILEIIPTGASVLDLGCGNGQLLAAIRDRHVEPGQRLMGVEVAQENLLSTAMRGIDVIDYDLNNGLPAFIDNQFDYVVLNATLQAVENVVELLDEMLRVGRHAIISFPNFAYRQLRDHYVTHGRSPKAPGEFDFDWHNTPNRRFPTIADVRDLLGQLNVVIDQEVFWDVDQGQRIEPDNDPNLNADTAVIAFHRESQPT